The segment CCTCGATACCATTAGGACTGTGGCTGCTCCACTACAGTATCCACTGCTGTATTTCCTAGGCCACCACTAGCTACCAAGAAAATGTCTCTGACCCCCATTTCCAGCAACATTTTGATAACTCTCTATTAGCTCCCATCACTGTGCCTACTCTGTCGCTCATCCTAGGTGAACCCCAGTCACTATGCTAGCTGCTCCTCTGTCAATCCCCACATCAGCTACCAGAGTGTTGGTATATGTGACATGAAGCACTCTCATGCACCTGCTGACCCCGTATTAGTCCTCCATTATCTACTCATCCCATCCTAGGACCCATTATTGTGCCTTGCTGTTCCCCAATAGGCTCATTCCAGCATCTGCTTCTTTGAAGTTAACCAAGCGTCCTGAGATTCTAGGCTTATCCAGGTAGGGTGGGGCCACTCACTAGCTCGTCCTCGTCTACACAGTAATAGATGAACTCGGCAGGTGGCGAGGGGGCCAGGGCTCTGGGGTGCTGTAGAGGCAAATGGGGTGGGGTCAGGGCAGGTACTGGGTAAGGTCAGGGTTGTGCCTTCCCTCCACCCACTGGGGCCTCACCGGCTCTGTGGGCTCTGGGGACTGTGATGGGGGTGGTGGAGGCAGTGGCTGGGCTCCGGGGCGCCGCCTGGCAGCCATCTTGGAGTCACAGCCTCCCTTGCGGCGGGCATGTTTACCCTGGGAAAGATCAGAAAGGGTGGTTTCAGCTTGGTGGCACCAGGCAGACACAGAAACTCCCCACACCCTAAGTGCAGAAAGCATGCATGGGACAGGCAGACAGAGGGTGGCGTGAGGCACTCACAGTTGGGGGAGCCACAGCCAGGGGAGTGCGTCGCTGACATCTCTGATGACGGCGACGCAGGCGGTGAGCAAGGTGCTGGCAGACAGAGGCAGGTAGGCGGGGCCAGAAAGGCGAGCATAGGGTTaggcagaaaagaaagacatgagGTAGGCAAGGCCAGGTTGAAAGGAAGCAGAGGCAGCGACGATTTTAACAGCAGAATGAGCTCTGCTCCCTCCAGCCCAACTCACCCGTAGGCAACGTCGCTGGACACATTTCCACTGGCGCCTGAGACCAGGGCGGGGAGGGCGAAGGCAGATGGGGCAATGGCCACAATCCTCTTGGGTCTGACAGCCCCGGCATACTCCACACCCTCGGCTCTGTTGGCGGGGGGCAGGTGGGAGCAGAGGCATGAAGCATGGGGCCAAGCCCATGGGGGCCAGGGGCCGAGGTGAGCCTTGGGCTCTTTCCACTTGCCCAACTCACCCTTTCCACAATCCGGAGGCAGCGTCTCCGTTCACACTTGCAGAACAGCCCCGATGCCACATCATGGGGCAGCTGCAGGAGGCAGGTGGAGCAGGCCCCACAGTCTTCTGTTACCTGGCAGGCTGCACACTCCCCACAGCCCACACGCTGCCAGGAATGGTAGGGACGAGATCACGGGCCTGCTCCAGAAGCACTGGTCCTCCCATGTCTACTGACCCTACATCAGCTGGCATCACCATGAATTTTAGTCCCCCATTAGCCTCATCACCGTATCTGAGAAGGTCTGGTTAGTCACCATCACTGAGGCCATTAGTATGTCTACTGGTCCCCTGTTCACTTCATCACTGTGTCTACTGATGCACTAATGGTAATGGGGATTAATTACCCCATTAATTCCCATTATTGTGTCTGCTGACCTATGGAGAGCACCCTATAAAATGACTCTTCATCCTGTGGACCCATCATCATCCCTTCAGACTCTACCAGCTCCATCACATCCTGCTCCCACTGCAGAGTTGTGAAGAGGAAGCAGGTTGTGCTTACCTTAAACATTCTCTGTTCCCGGTTGAAGGCaattctctgtgctgtggggaggaagagggaagaagaaaagtggAAAGGAAGCAACAGACATCTGACTTCACTCACTGCCTGTGCCCTGACTTCCACTATTCAACCTCTACCTATGCCTGCTATCTCCAATATCCAACCTCCAACCATGCCAGTAGCCTCTGTCCTGACATCCACATTCAAACCCCAGCCTAGCATGACACTGGACCTGCTCCAGCTCCTATCTCCCGATGCCCCATCCTCTGGAGGCCACTCACCTCGACAGTCTTTGCACAACGTTTTGAGCCGCTGCCTTTGGGTGCCATCCCCTGAGAAGCTGATTCCACAGTTCTCACAGCACCTGGGATGGGAAAGGCAGGTGTGGGGCTCCAAGAGCACCCCCAATCACAACCCTCACCCATCTGGCTCACCTTAGACCAACACTCACCCAGGAGCAGGGAATGAAGCTGGGGCTGTGTCAGTGTCAGCCTTGGTCTCATCCCTCGGGGCCTCCTTCCTGACCTCACCACTCTGGGGTCCAACCTGACGTTTCCGAGTCTTGGCTGGCCTTGAAGGCTTCTTTCGCTTCTTGCTGGCAACCGCCACGGGATGGGCCTGGAAAGTAAGGGAAGGAGGAATATGGGTCAGTGGTTGGGTGTTGGGTGGCACATCCACCCCTACCTAGGTATCTCATGTTGTGAAGTACCTTGGGGGCTGGATAGCACAAGATGCCTTGTTTGAAGTCGAAGAGGGTGAGATCACACGCAGGGCCCAGGTATCGAGTCAGCTCAACTTTGCTTCGGATCCTGTCTCCTGTGGGGCTAGGGATGGGCCATGATGGGTTAGCACCCAGGTGGAGCCAATGCCATTTCACTCATACAACCTTTTGACAGGGCTGGCAGGATATAGGAGGCAGCCTGGAATTGGCT is part of the Homo sapiens chromosome 18, GRCh38.p14 Primary Assembly genome and harbors:
- the MBD1 gene encoding methyl-CpG-binding domain protein 1 isoform 37 (isoform 37 is encoded by transcript variant 47) is translated as MAEDWLDCPALGPGWKRREVFRKSGATCGRSDTYYQSPTGDRIRSKVELTRYLGPACDLTLFDFKQGILCYPAPKAHPVAVASKKRKKPSRPAKTRKRQVGPQSGEVRKEAPRDETKADTDTAPASFPAPGCCENCGISFSGDGTQRQRLKTLCKDCRAQRIAFNREQRMFKRVGCGECAACQVTEDCGACSTCLLQLPHDVASGLFCKCERRRCLRIVERSRGCGVCRGCQTQEDCGHCPICLRPPRPGLRRQWKCVQRRCLRGKHARRKGGCDSKMAARRRPGAQPLPPPPPSQSPEPTEPHPRALAPSPPAEFIYYCVDEDELQPYTNRRQNRKCGACAACLRRMDCGRCDFCCDKPKFGGSNQKRQKCRWRQCLQFAMKRLLPSVWSESEDGAGSPPPYRRRKRPSSARRHHLGPTLKPTLATRTAQPDHTQAPTKQEAGGGFVLPPPGTDLVFLREGASSPVQVPGPVAASTEALLQAVDPGLPSVKQEPPDPEEDKEENKDDSASKLAPEEEAGGAGTPVITEIFSLGGTRFRDTAVWLPRYYHLALDWKCNCGYHLCCRSVLVP
- the MBD1 gene encoding methyl-CpG-binding domain protein 1 isoform 83 (isoform 83 is encoded by transcript variant 106) — protein: MAEDWLDCPALGPGWKRREVFRKSGATCGRSDTYYQSPTGDRIRSKVELTRYLGPACDLTLFDFKQGILCYPAPKAHPVAVASKKRKKPSRPAKTRKRQVGPQSGEVRKEAPRDETKADTDTAPASFPAPGCCENCGISFSGDGTQRQRLKTLCKDCRAQRIAFNREQRMFKRVGCGECAACQVTEDCGACSTCLLQLPHDVASGLFCKCERRRCLRIVERSRGCGVCRGCQTQEDCGHCPICLRPPRPGLRRQWKCVQRRCLRGKHARRKGGCDSKMAARRRPGAQPLPPPPPSQSPEPTEPHPRALAPSPPAEFIYYCVDEDELKRLLPSVWSESEDGAGSPPPYRRRKRPSSARRHHLGPTLKPTLATRTAQPDHTQAPTKQEAGGGFVLPPPGTDLVFLREGASSPVQVPGPVAASTEALLQVKQEKADTQDEWTPGTAVLTSPVLVPGCPSKAVDPGLPSVKQEPPDPEEDKEENKDDSASKLAPEEEAGGAGTPVITEIFSLGGTRFRDTAVWLPRAGTREGKMDVKCGRPRTQWSPRARAGTHEDGLEPMSVSHHLQLR
- the MBD1 gene encoding methyl-CpG-binding domain protein 1 isoform 41 (isoform 41 is encoded by transcript variant 52), producing MAEDWLDCPALGPGWKRREVFRKSGATCGRSDTYYQSPTGDRIRSKVELTRYLGPACDLTLFDFKQGILCYPAPKAHPVAVASKKRKKPSRPAKTRKRQVGPQSGEVRKEAPRDETKADTDTAPASFPAPGCCENCGISFSGDGTQRQRLKTLCKDCRAQRIAFNREQRMFKRVGCGECAACQVTEDCGACSTCLLQLPHDVASGLFCKCERRRCLRIVERSRGCGVCRGCQTQEDCGHCPICLRPPRPGLRRQWKCVQRRCLRGKHARRKGGCDSKMAARRRPGAQPLPPPPPSQSPEPTEPHPRALAPSPPAEFIYYCVDEDELKRLLPSVWSESEDGAGSPPPYRRRKRPSSARRHHLGPTLKPTLATRTAQPDHTQAPTKQEAGGGFVLPPPGTDLVFLREGASSPVQVPGPVAASTEALLQAVDPGLPSVKQEPPDPEEDKEENKDDSASKLAPEEEAGGAGTPVITEIFSLGGTRFRDTAVWLPRYYHLALDWKCNCGYHLCCRSVLVP
- the MBD1 gene encoding methyl-CpG-binding domain protein 1 isoform X13, yielding MAEDWLDCPALGPGWKRREVFRKSGATCGRSDTYYQSPTGDRIRSKVELTRYLGPACDLTLFDFKQGILCYPAPKAHPVAVASKKRKKPSRPAKTRKRQVGPQSGEVRKEAPRDETKADTDTAPASFPAPGCCENCGISFSGDGTQRQRLKTLCKDCRAQRIAFNREQRMFKRVGCGECAACQVTEDCGACSTCLLQLPHDVASGLFCKCERRRCLRIVERSRGCGVCRGCQTQEDCGHCPICLRPPRPGLRRQWKCVQRRCLRGKHARRKGGCDSKMAARRRPGAQPLPPPPPSQSPEPTEPHPRALAPSPPAEFIYYCVDEDELQPYTNRRQNRKCGACAACLRRMDCGRCDFCCDKPKFGGSNQKRQKCRWRQCLQFAMKRLLPSVWSESEDGAGSPPPYRRRKRPSSARRHHLGPTLKPTLATRTAQPDHTQAPTKQEAGGGFVLPPPGTDLVFLREGASSPVQVPGPVAASTEALLQAVDPGLPSVKQEPPDPEEDKEENKDDSASKLAPEEEAGGAGTPVITEIFSLGGTRFRDTAVWLPRSKDLKKPGARKQ
- the MBD1 gene encoding methyl-CpG-binding domain protein 1 isoform 106 (isoform 106 is encoded by transcript variant 134), coding for MAEDWLDCPALGPGWKRREVFRKSGATCGRSDTYYQSPTGDRIRSKVELTRYLGPACDLTLFDFKQGILCYPAPKAHPVAVASKKRKKPSRPAKTRKRQVGPQSGEVRKEAPRDETKADTDTAPASFPAPGCCENCGISFSGDGTQRQRLKTLCKDCRAQRIAFNREQRMFKRVGCGECAACQVTEDCGACSTCLLQLPHDVASGLFCKCERRRCLRIVERSRGCGVCRGCQTQEDCGHCPICLRPPRPGLRRQWKCVQRRCLRGKHARRKGGCDSKMAARRRPGAQPLPPPPPSQSPEPTEPHPRALAPSPPAEFIYYCVDEDELKRLLPSVWSESEDGAGSPPPYRRRKRPSSARRHHLGPTLKPTLATRTAQPDHTQAPTKQEAGGGFVLPPPGTDLVFLREGASSPVQVPGPVAASTEALLQAVDPGLPSVKQEPPDPEEDKEENKDDSASKLAPEEEAGGAGTPVITEIFSLGGTRFRDTAVWLPRDLL
- the MBD1 gene encoding methyl-CpG-binding domain protein 1 isoform 30 (isoform 30 is encoded by transcript variant 39); this encodes MAEDWLDCPALGPGWKRREVFRKSGATCGRSDTYYQSPTGDRIRSKVELTRYLGPACDLTLFDFKQGILCYPAPKAHPVAVASKKRKKPSRPAKTRKRQVGPQSGEVRKEAPRDETKADTDTAPASFPAPGCCENCGISFSGDGTQRQRLKTLCKDCRAQRIAFNREQRMFKRVGCGECAACQVTEDCGACSTCLLQLPHDVASGLFCKCERRRCLRIVERSRGCGVCRGCQTQEDCGHCPICLRPPRPGLRRQWKCVQRRCLRHLAHRLRRRHQRCQRRTPLAVAPPTGKHARRKGGCDSKMAARRRPGAQPLPPPPPSQSPEPTEPHPRALAPSPPAEFIYYCVDEDELQPYTNRRQNRKCGACAACLRRMDCGRCDFCCDKPKFGGSNQKRQKCRWRQCLQFAMKRLLPSVWSESEDGAGSPPPYRRRKRPSSARRHHLGPTLKPTLATRTAQPDHTQAPTKQEAGGGFVLPPPGTDLVFLREGASSPVQVPGPVAASTEALLQVKQEKADTQDEWTPGTAVLTSPVLVPGCPSKAVDPGLPSVKQEPPDPEEDKEENKDDSASKLAPEEEAGGAGTPVITEIFSLGGTRFRDTAVWLPRSKDLKKPGARKQ
- the MBD1 gene encoding methyl-CpG-binding domain protein 1 isoform 42 (isoform 42 is encoded by transcript variant 24), with the translated sequence MAEDWLDCPALGPGWKRREVFRKSGATCGRSDTYYQSPTGDRIRSKVELTRYLGPACDLTLFDFKQGILCYPAPKAHPVAVASKKRKKPSRPAKTRKRQVGPQSGEVRKEAPRDETKADTDTAPASFPAPGCCENCGISFSGDGTQRQRLKTLCKDCRAQRIAFNREQRMFKRVGCGECAACQVTEDCGACSTCLLQLPHDVASGLFCKCERRRCLRIVERSRGCGVCRGCQTQEDCGHCPICLRPPRPGLRRQWKCVQRRCLRHLAHRLRRRHQRCQRRTPLAVAPPTGKHARRKGGCDSKMAARRRPGAQPLPPPPPSQSPEPTEPHPRALAPSPPAEFIYYCVDEDELKRLLPSVWSESEDGAGSPPPYRRRKRPSSARRHHLGPTLKPTLATRTAQPDHTQAPTKQEAGGGFVLPPPGTDLVFLREGASSPVQVPGPVAASTEALLQEAQCSGLSWVVALPQVKQEKADTQDEWTPGTAVLTSPVLVPGCPSKAVDPGLPSVKQEPPDPEEDKEENKDDSASKLAPEEEAGGAGTPVITEIFSLGGTRFRDTAVWLPRYYHLALDWKCNCGYHLCCRSVLVP
- the MBD1 gene encoding methyl-CpG-binding domain protein 1 isoform 94 (isoform 94 is encoded by transcript variant 120) produces the protein MAEDWLDCPALGPGWKRREVFRKSGATCGRSDTYYQSPTGDRIRSKVELTRYLGPACDLTLFDFKQGILCYPAPKAHPVAVASKKRKKPSRPAKTRKRQVGPQSGEVRKEAPRDETKADTDTAPASFPAPGCCENCGISFSGDGTQRQRLKTLCKDCRAQRIAFNREQRMFKRVGCGECAACQVTEDCGACSTCLLQLPHDVASGLFCKCERRRCLRIVERSRGCGVCRGCQTQEDCGHCPICLRPPRPGLRRQWKCVQRRCLRGKHARRKGGCDSKMAARRRPGAQPLPPPPPSQSPEPTEPHPRALAPSPPAEFIYYCVDEDELRLLPSVWSESEDGAGSPPPYRRRKRPSSARRHHLGPTLKPTLATRTAQPDHTQAPTKQEAGGGFVLPPPGTDLVFLREGASSPVQVPGPVAASTEALLQEAQCSGLSWVVALPQVKQEKADTQDEWTPGTAVLTSPVLVPGCPSKAVDPGLPSVKQEPPDPEEDKEENKDDSASKLAPEEEAGGAGTPVITEIFSLGGTRFRDTAVWLPRSKDLKKPGARKQ
- the MBD1 gene encoding methyl-CpG-binding domain protein 1 isoform X17; this translates as MAEDWLDCPALGPGWKRREVFRKSGATCGRSDTYYQSPTGDRIRSKVELTRYLGPACDLTLFDFKQGILCYPAPKAHPVAVASKKRKKPSRPAKTRKRQVGPQSGEVRKEAPRDETKADTDTAPASFPAPGCCENCGISFSGDGTQRQRLKTLCKDCRAQRIAFNREQRMFKRVGCGECAACQVTEDCGACSTCLLQLPHDVASGLFCKCERRRCLRIVERSRGCGVCRGCQTQEDCGHCPICLRPPRPGLRRQWKCVQRRCLRHLAHRLRRRHQRCQRRTPLAVAPPTGKHARRKGGCDSKMAARRRPGAQPLPPPPPSQSPEPTEPHPRALAPSPPAEFIYYCVDEDELKRLLPSVWSESEDGAGSPPPYRRRKRPSSARRHHLGPTLKPTLATRTAQPDHTQAPTKQEAGGGFVLPPPGTDLVFLREGASSPVQVPGPVAASTEALLQAVDPGLPSVKQEPPDPEEDKEENKDDSASKLAPEEEAGGAGTPVITEIFSLGGTRFRDTAVWLPRSKDLKKPGARKQ
- the MBD1 gene encoding methyl-CpG-binding domain protein 1 isoform 88 (isoform 88 is encoded by transcript variant 111): MAEDWLDCPALGPGWKRREVFRKSGATCGRSDTYYQSPTGDRIRSKVELTRYLGPACDLTLFDFKQGILCYPAPKAHPVAVASKKRKKPSRPAKTRKRQVGPQSGEVRKEAPRDETKADTDTAPASFPAPGCCENCGISFSGDGTQRQRLKTLCKDCRAQRIAFNREQRMFKRVGCGECAACQVTEDCGACSTCLLQLPHDVASGLFCKCERRRCLRIVERSRGCGVCRGCQTQEDCGHCPICLRPPRPGLRRQWKCVQRRCLRHLAHRLRRRHQRCQRRTPLAVAPPTGKHARRKGGCDSKMAARRRPGAQPLPPPPPSQSPEPTEPHPRALAPSPPAEFIYYCVDEDELKRLLPSVWSESEDGAGSPPPYRRRKRPSSARRHHLGPTLKPTLATRTAQPDHTQAPTKQEAGGGFVLPPPGTDLVFLREGASSPVQVPGPVAASTEALLQAVDPGLPSVKQEPPDPEEDKEENKDDSASKLAPEEEAGGAGTPVITEIFSLGGTRFRDTAVWLPRAGTREGKMDVKCGRPRTQWSPRARAGTHEDGLEPMSVSHHLQLR
- the MBD1 gene encoding methyl-CpG-binding domain protein 1 isoform 35 (isoform 35 is encoded by transcript variant 45) — protein: MAEDWLDCPALGPGWKRREVFRKSGATCGRSDTYYQSPTGDRIRSKVELTRYLGPACDLTLFDFKQGILCYPAPKAHPVAVASKKRKKPSRPAKTRKRQVGPQSGEVRKEAPRDETKADTDTAPASFPAPGCCENCGISFSGDGTQRQRLKTLCKDCRAQRIAFNREQRMFKRVGCGECAACQVTEDCGACSTCLLQLPHDVASGLFCKCERRRCLRIVERSRGCGVCRGCQTQEDCGHCPICLRPPRPGLRRQWKCVQRRCLRHLAHRLRRRHQRCQRRTPLAVAPPTGKHARRKGGCDSKMAARRRPGAQPLPPPPPSQSPEPTEPHPRALAPSPPAEFIYYCVDEDELQPYTNRRQNRKCGACAACLRRMDCGRCDFCCDKPKFGGSNQKRQKCRWRQCLQFAMKRLLPSVWSESEDGAGSPPPYRRRKRPSSARRHHLGPTLKPTLATRTAQPDHTQAPTKQEAGGGFVLPPPGTDLVFLREGASSPVQVPGPVAASTEALLQAVDPGLPSVKQEPPDPEEDKEENKDDSASKLAPEEEAGGAGTPVITEIFSLGGTRFRDTAVWLPRSKDLKKPGARKQ
- the MBD1 gene encoding methyl-CpG-binding domain protein 1 isoform 59 (isoform 59 is encoded by transcript variant 72) is translated as MAEDWLDCPALGPGWKRREVFRKSGATCGRSDTYYQSPTGDRIRSKVELTRYLGPACDLTLFDFKQGILCYPAPKAHPVAVASKKRKKPSRPAKTRKRQVGPQSGEVRKEAPRDETKADTDTAPASFPAPGCCENCGISFSGDGTQRQRLKTLCKDCRAQRIAFNREQRMFKRVGCGECAACQVTEDCGACSTCLLQLPHDVASGLFCKCERRRCLRIVERSRGCGVCRGCQTQEDCGHCPICLRPPRPGLRRQWKCVQRRCLRHLAHRLRRRHQRCQRRTPLAVAPPTGKHARRKGGCDSKMAARRRPGAQPLPPPPPSQSPEPTEPHPRALAPSPPAEFIYYCVDEDELQPYTNRRQNRKCGACAACLRRMDCGRCDFCCDKPKFGGSNQKRQKCRWRQCLQFAMKRLLPSVWSESEDGAGSPPPYRRRKRPSSARRHHLGPTLKPTLATRTAQPDHTQAPTKQEAGGGFVLPPPGTDLVFLREGASSPVQVPGPVAASTEALLQVKQEKADTQDEWTPGTAVLTSPVLVPGCPSKAVDPGLPSVKQEPPDPEEDKEENKDDSASKLAPEEEITEIFSLGGTRFRDTAVWLPRSKDLKKPGARKQ
- the MBD1 gene encoding methyl-CpG-binding domain protein 1 isoform X12, whose translation is MAEDWLDCPALGPGWKRREVFRKSGATCGRSDTYYQSPTGDRIRSKVELTRYLGPACDLTLFDFKQGILCYPAPKAHPVAVASKKRKKPSRPAKTRKRQVGPQSGEVRKEAPRDETKADTDTAPASFPAPGCCENCGISFSGDGTQRQRLKTLCKDCRAQRIAFNREQRMFKRVGCGECAACQVTEDCGACSTCLLQLPHDVASGLFCKCERRRCLRIVERSRGCGVCRGCQTQEDCGHCPICLRPPRPGLRRQWKCVQRRCLRHLAHRLRRRHQRCQRRTPLAVAPPTGKHARRKGGCDSKMAARRRPGAQPLPPPPPSQSPEPTEPHPRALAPSPPAEFIYYCVDEDELKRLLPSVWSESEDGAGSPPPYRRRKRPSSARRHHLGPTLKPTLATRTAQPDHTQAPTKQEAGGGFVLPPPGTDLVFLREGASSPVQVPGPVAASTEALLQAVDPGLPSVKQEPPDPEEDKEENKDDSASKLAPEEEAGGAGTPVITEIFSLGGTRFRDTAVWLPSLQGRHSGREDGCKVWETEDTVEPTSTSWNPRGWPGTHVSLSPPPASMMWVSCRRSWCPSSQS
- the MBD1 gene encoding methyl-CpG-binding domain protein 1 isoform 39 (isoform 39 is encoded by transcript variant 50) — its product is MAEDWLDCPALGPGWKRREVFRKSGATCGRSDTYYQSPTGDRIRSKVELTRYLGPACDLTLFDFKQGILCYPAPKAHPVAVASKKRKKPSRPAKTRKRQVGPQSGEVRKEAPRDETKADTDTAPASFPAPGCCENCGISFSGDGTQRQRLKTLCKDCRAQRIAFNREQRMFKRVGCGECAACQVTEDCGACSTCLLQLPHDVASGLFCKCERRRCLRIVERSRGCGVCRGCQTQEDCGHCPICLRPPRPGLRRQWKCVQRRCLRGKHARRKGGCDSKMAARRRPGAQPLPPPPPSQSPEPTEPHPRALAPSPPAEFIYYCVDEDELKRLLPSVWSESEDGAGSPPPYRRRKRPSSARRHHLGPTLKPTLATRTAQPDHTQAPTKQEAGGGFVLPPPGTDLVFLREGASSPVQVPGPVAASTEALLQVKQEKADTQDEWTPGTAVLTSPVLVPGCPSKAVDPGLPSVKQEPPDPEEDKEENKDDSASKLAPEEEAGGAGTPVITEIFSLGGTRFRDTAVWLPRYYHLALDWKCNCGYHLCCRSVLVP
- the MBD1 gene encoding methyl-CpG-binding domain protein 1 isoform 80 (isoform 80 is encoded by transcript variant 103) encodes the protein MAEDWLDCPALGPGWKRREVFRKSGATCGRSDTYYQSPTGDRIRSKVELTRYLGPACDLTLFDFKQGILCYPAPKAHPVAVASKKRKKPSRPAKTRKRQVGPQSGEVRKEAPRDETKADTDTAPASFPAPGCCENCGISFSGDGTQRQRLKTLCKDCRAQRIAFNREQRMFKRVGCGECAACQVTEDCGACSTCLLQLPHDVASGLFCKCERRRCLRIVERSRGCGVCRGCQTQEDCGHCPICLRPPRPGLRRQWKCVQRRCLRHLAHRLRRRHQRCQRRTPLAVAPPTGKHARRKGGCDSKMAARRRPGAQPLPPPPPSQSPEPTEPHPRALAPSPPAEFIYYCVDEDELKRLLPSVWSESEDGAGSPPPYRRRKRPSSARRHHLGPTLKPTLATRTAQPDHTQAPTKQEAGGGFVLPPPGTDLVFLREGASSPVQVPGPVAASTEALLQAVDPGLPSVKQEPPDPEEDKEENKDDSASKLAPEEEAGGAGTPVITEIFSLGGTRFRDTAVWLPRHSGREDGCKVWETEDTVEPTSTSWNPRGWPGTHVSLSPPPASMMWVSCRRSWCPSSQS
- the MBD1 gene encoding methyl-CpG-binding domain protein 1 isoform 91 (isoform 91 is encoded by transcript variant 114), producing MAEDWLDCPALGPGWKRREVFRKSGATCGRSDTYYQSPTGDRIRSKVELTRYLGPACDLTLFDFKQGILCYPAPKAHPVAVASKKRKKPSRPAKTRKRQVGPQSGEVRKEAPRDETKADTDTAPASFPAPGCCENCGISFSGDGTQRQRLKTLCKDCRAQRIAFNREQRMFKRVGCGECAACQVTEDCGACSTCLLQLPHDVASGLFCKCERRRCLRIVERSRGCGVCRGCQTQEDCGHCPICLRPPRPGLRRQWKCVQRRCLRGKHARRKGGCDSKMAARRRPGAQPLPPPPPSQSPEPTEPHPRALAPSPPAEFIYYCVDEDELKRLLPSVWSESEDGAGSPPPYRRRKRPSSARRHHLGPTLKPTLATRTAQPDHTQAPTKQEAGGGFVLPPPGTDLVFLREGASSPVQVPGPVAASTEALLQAVDPGLPSVKQEPPDPEEDKEENKDDSASKLAPEEEAGGAGTPVITEIFSLGGTRFRDTAVWLPSLQGRHSGREDGCKVWETEDTVEPTSTSWNPRGWPGTHVSLSPPPASMMWVSCRRSWCPSSQS
- the MBD1 gene encoding methyl-CpG-binding domain protein 1 isoform 87 (isoform 87 is encoded by transcript variant 110), which produces MAEDWLDCPALGPGWKRREVFRKSGATCGRSDTYYQSPTGDRIRSKVELTRYLGPACDLTLFDFKQGILCYPAPKAHPVAVASKKRKKPSRPAKTRKRQVGPQSGEVRKEAPRDETKADTDTAPASFPAPGCCENCGISFSGDGTQRQRLKTLCKDCRAQRIAFNREQRMFKRVGCGECAACQVTEDCGACSTCLLQLPHDVASGLFCKCERRRCLRIVERSRGCGVCRGCQTQEDCGHCPICLRPPRPGLRRQWKCVQRRCLRHLAHRLRRRHQRCQRRTPLAVAPPTGKHARRKGGCDSKMAARRRPGAQPLPPPPPSQSPEPTEPQPYTNRRQNRKCGACAACLRRMDCGRCDFCCDKPKFGGSNQKRQKCRWRQCLQFAMKRLLPSVWSESEDGAGSPPPYRRRKRPSSARRHHLGPTLKPTLATRTAQPDHTQAPTKQEAGGGFVLPPPGTDLVFLREGASSPVQVPGPVAASTEALLQAVDPGLPSVKQEPPDPEEDKEENKDDSASKLAPEEEAGGAGTPVITEIFSLGGTRFRDTAVWLPRSKDLKKPGARKQ
- the MBD1 gene encoding methyl-CpG-binding domain protein 1 isoform 82 (isoform 82 is encoded by transcript variant 105) yields the protein MAEDWLDCPALGPGWKRREVFRKSGATCGRSDTYYQSPTGDRIRSKVELTRYLGPACDLTLFDFKQGILCYPAPKAHPVAVASKKRKKPSRPAKTRKRQVGPQSGEVRKEAPRDETKADTDTAPASFPAPGCCENCGISFSGDGTQRQRLKTLCKDCRAQRIAFNREQRMFKRVGCGECAACQVTEDCGACSTCLLQLPHDVASGLFCKCERRRCLRIVERSRGCGVCRGCQTQEDCGHCPICLRPPRPGLRRQWKCVQRRCLRHLAHRLRRRHQRCQRRTPLAVAPPTGKHARRKGGCDSKMAARRRPGAQPLPPPPPSQSPEPTEPQPYTNRRQNRKCGACAACLRRMDCGRCDFCCDKPKFGGSNQKRQKCRWRQCLQFAMKRLLPSVWSESEDGAGSPPPYRRRKRPSSARRHHLGPTLKPTLATRTAQPDHTQAPTKQEAGGGFVLPPPGTDLVFLREGASSPVQVPGPVAASTEALLQAVDPGLPSVKQEPPDPEEDKEENKDDSASKLAPEEEAGGAGTPVITEIFSLGGTRFRDTAVWLPRYYHLALDWKCNCGYHLCCRSVLVP